The Impatiens glandulifera chromosome 8, dImpGla2.1, whole genome shotgun sequence genome includes a window with the following:
- the LOC124912237 gene encoding cell division control protein 48 homolog C — protein sequence MGKRRGGGGGSGTCASSVLRRHIESCKHKYPTLEELVDHLRSNYPHYSRQKLNPLTRAVKRMLDIINSKEDQSSDISHRRSSSPMDEEVQLSKRKMKLIDQSEEEKIEQLERQYIQKRLKFEDGSVSSQSETSSSEEEDDDISTFEDAIYEQKVEPKIDLVKSMLRATYSASKDAVKSKRKKAVEEKSVELEDVGSSKVPMQIDLLGNNSILGKVEEELKILPGKRDGTSFSDLGGMAEIVEELKMDVIFPIFNQHLYKSRGVRMQSGILLHGPPGCGKTKLAEAIAFESELPFYKISATELINGVSGGSEENIRDLFAKAYRTAPSIVFIDEIDAIASKRDNLQREMEKRIVTQLMTSMDASHRPVQPDGEASSSDNPPYVLVIGATNRPDSIDPALRRPGRFDREIALGVPNEEARLEILSVVTRRFKLEGSFDLLKIARSTPGFVGADLEELANEAGKLSMRKLVINRRNLESSKDKNWFKKSWHPKESEDDGITMADFEEAAKKVQPSSKREGFSTIPEVKWEDVGGMEPVRHTFMRSIVGRIKDPDDYKVFNVDTEKGFLLYGPPGCGKTLIAKAVANEAGASFIHIKGPELLSKYVGESESAVRTIFRRARTCSPCIIFFDEVDALTTKRGNEGGWVVERLLNQLLIELDGADDRSGVFVIAATNRPEVVDAAFLRPGRLGKHLHVGLPTPEDRGLILKALARKKPIDPSVDLLEVGKDKACDNYSGADLRALVNEAAMAAKDEKKVDLDLSTIHKRHFDIAFQKISPSVSRKETRFYDNWSGGN from the exons ATGGGTAAAAGACGAGGCGGTGGTGGCGGCAGCGGGACATGTGCATCTAGTGTTCTCCGTCGGCATATAGAGTCGTGCAAGCACAAGTATCCGACCCTTGAGGAACTTGTAGATCATCTGCGGTCAAACTACCCACACTATAGTCGACAAAAGCTAAATCCTTTAACCAGGGCAGTTAAGCGAATGCTAGACATCATCAATTCGAAAGAAGACCAATCTAGCGATATCAGCCATAGGAGGTCAAGTTCCCCAATGGACGAAGAGGTCCAACTGtcaaagagaaagatgaaactGATTGACCAGAGCGAAGAAGAGAAGATAGAGCAATTGGAGAGGCAATACATTCAAAAAAGACTGAAATTTGAAGATGGCAGTGTGTCTTCGCAGTCTGAGACATCCTCATCtgaggaagaagatgatgatattTCCACATTTGAAGATGCAATTTACGAGCAGAAGGTTGAGCCAAAGATCGACTTGGTGAAATCCATGCTGCGGGCAACATACAGCGCATCAAAGGATGCAGTAAAATCAAAAAGGAAAAAAGCGGTTGAGGAGAAGAGTGTCGAATTGGAGGATGTTGGGTCTAGTAAAGTTCCTATGCAAATTGATTTACTTGGAAACAATTCAATTTTGGGGAAGGTAGAAGAAGAATTAAAAATCTTACCCGGCAAGAGGGATGGGACGAGTTTTAGTGACCTAGGTGGAATGGCTGAGATTGTGGAGGAATTGAAGATGGACGTGATATTTCCAATTTTTAATCAGCATCTTTATAAATCACGTGGAGTGCGTATGCAGTCTGGAATTTTGTTACATGGGCCACCAGGGTGTGGAAAAACGAAGTTGGCTGAGGCCATAGCTTTTGAGTCTGAACTCCCTTTCTACAAAATTTCGGCTACTGAATTGATCAATGGTGTTTCAG GTGGATCAGAAGAGAATATCCGAGATCTTTTTGCAAAAGCCTACAGGACAGCACCGTCGATTGTGTTCATCGATGAAATTGATGCTATAGCTTCCAAAAGAGACAATTTGCAGAGAGAAATGGAGAAAAGAATTGTTACACAGTTGATGACTTCCATGGATGCTTCACACCGACCTGTTCAACCAGATGGAGAAGCTTCTTCTTCGGATAATCCTCCTTATGTTCTTGTGATTGGGGCTACTAATAGACCTGATAGTATTGATCCTGCTTTAAGAAGGCCTGGAAGGTTTGATCGCGAGATTGCCTTGGGGGTTCCAAATGAAGAAGCTAGGTTAGAAATTCTTTCAGTTGTTACTCGCAGATTTAAGCTTGAAGGTTCTTTTGACCTTTTAAAGATAGCCCGGTCTACACCTGGTTTTGTTGGGGCTGATTTGGAAGAACTAGCAAACGAAGCTGGAAAATTATCTATGAGAAAACTCGTCATAAACAGAAGAAATCTAGAATCGTCGAAAGATAAGAACTGGTTTAAGAAATCTTGGCATCCCAAAGAGTCGGAAGATGATGGCATAACAATGGCAGATTTTGAG GAAGCAGCCAAAAAGGTCCAGCCTTCATCGAAAAGAGAAGGGTTCTCTACCATCCCTGAAGTGAAATGGGAAGATGTAGGTGGGATGGAACCAGTAAGGCATACGTTTATGCGTTCCATAGTTGGCCGCATTAAGGATCCCGATGATTATAAG gtATTCAATGTTGATACGGAGAAAGGATTTTTGCTTTATGGACCTCCTGGCTGTGGAAAAACATTAATTGCAAAGGCTGTGGCTAATGAAGCGGGGGCTAGTTTTATACACATTAAG GGTCCTGAACTCTTGAGTAAGTATGTGGGAGAAAGTGAATCGGCAGTTAGAACTATATTCCGCCGTGCAAGGACATGTTCCCCGTGTATAATTTTCTTTGATGAG GTGGATGCTTTGACAACGAAACGAGGAAATGAAGGTGGTTGGGTTGTTGAAAGACTTTTGAATCAG TTATTGATAGAGCTGGATGGTGCAGATGATAGATCGGGTGTCTTTGTTATTGCTGCAACAAATAG ACCCGAGGTcgttgatgctgctttcttgcgGCCTGGAAGACTAGGAAAACACCTACATGTCGGTTTGCCTACCCCGGAAGATCGTGGCTTGATTCTTAAAGCGCTTGCACGAAAGAAACCTATAGATCCTAGTGTTGATTTATTGGAAGTTGGGAAGGACAAAGCTTGCGATAATTATAGTGGAGCAGATCTTCGTGCTCTT GTGAATGAAGCAGCAATGGCCgcaaaagatgaaaaaaaagtCGACTTAGATTTGTCCACTATACATAAAAGGCATTTCGACATAGCATTCCAAAAGATCTCCCCATCAGTCTCCCGAaag GAAACTCGATTTTACGATAACTGGTCAGGCGGCAACTGA